A genomic region of Candidatus Cloacimonadota bacterium contains the following coding sequences:
- a CDS encoding NAD(P)-dependent oxidoreductase: MRILVTGSKGVVGQMLVKILRERGHSVFGVDLLHHAGETGYIQQMSNEAWTYSRCDIGEYRQIERVLKQAGPFDIVYNCAAEFGRWNGEDYFEQLWKSNLIGLKNILRLQEELRFRLVHFSSSEVYGDYEGVMSESVMDTIEIKQMNDYAITKWANEMQIRNSIALFNTETVTVRLFNTYGPGEYYHPYRSVNCKFCYHALFKLPITVYRGYYRSSTYIGDCVETVANIANNFIPGRVYNIGSNQFHDIETLAEIIWNYTGAPKKLITLQDAEVLTTKIKKTDNSLSVNELGHVESVSLEDGVKKTIDWMKDYYGIS, encoded by the coding sequence ATGAGAATTCTAGTAACTGGTTCAAAAGGAGTTGTCGGGCAAATGCTCGTCAAGATTTTACGAGAGAGAGGGCACAGTGTGTTCGGTGTCGACCTGTTACATCATGCCGGTGAAACGGGCTATATTCAGCAGATGAGTAATGAAGCATGGACATATTCTAGATGTGACATTGGTGAATATCGACAGATTGAAAGAGTATTAAAACAAGCAGGACCCTTCGATATAGTGTATAACTGTGCTGCTGAGTTTGGTAGGTGGAATGGAGAGGATTATTTTGAGCAGCTGTGGAAATCCAATCTTATTGGCTTGAAAAACATACTTAGGCTACAAGAGGAACTGAGATTTAGGTTGGTTCACTTCTCAAGTTCTGAAGTGTATGGAGATTATGAAGGTGTCATGAGCGAATCAGTGATGGATACAATAGAAATCAAACAGATGAATGATTATGCCATCACGAAGTGGGCAAACGAAATGCAGATTAGAAACTCCATAGCGTTGTTTAATACTGAAACAGTAACAGTGCGATTGTTTAATACATATGGCCCAGGAGAATACTATCATCCTTATCGATCTGTTAACTGCAAATTCTGTTACCATGCACTATTCAAACTTCCAATTACTGTTTATAGAGGATACTATAGATCAAGCACATATATTGGAGATTGCGTGGAAACAGTTGCAAACATAGCCAACAACTTTATTCCGGGACGAGTATACAATATTGGCAGCAACCAGTTTCATGATATTGAGACGCTAGCTGAGATTATATGGAACTACACTGGTGCCCCAAAAAAGCTGATTACGTTACAAGATGCCGAAGTTCTTACTACCAAGATTAAGAAGACTGATAATTCCCTGTCGGTTAATGAATTGGGCCATGTAGAATCAGTCTCATTGGAGGATGGAGTAAAGAAAACGATTGATTGGATGAAAGACTACTATGGTATTTCATAA
- the wecB gene encoding UDP-N-acetylglucosamine 2-epimerase (non-hydrolyzing), with protein sequence MVFHKIVIHLIVGARPNFMKMAPLYKALKEQNERYTPTLIHTGQHYDEKMSKLFFEDLGMPEPDAYLHVGSGTHGQQTARIIERYEEYILSGNRPDLVIVAGDVNSTISCALVAKKLHIPVAHLEAGLRSFDERMPEEINRILTDRISDLLLTPSEDGDANLLKEGVSAERIHLVGNIMIDSLIEHRVKSERSTIMSELGISENDPYALVTLHRPSNVDEVDGLDMLLSAFREIGKQVRIIFPMHPRTSKNIERLGLKSKLADIPNLIITEPIGYLDFMKLQMSAKFILTDSGGIQEESTFFGVPCLTLRENTERPITITEGTNQLVPLDSESIVQCSIKILQGEVKKGSIPKYWDGKTAGRVMKVLDEWHLKGRVGRW encoded by the coding sequence ATGGTATTTCATAAGATTGTAATACACCTAATAGTCGGTGCTCGTCCGAACTTCATGAAGATGGCACCACTTTACAAGGCACTCAAAGAACAGAATGAAAGATATACACCTACATTGATTCACACAGGGCAGCATTATGACGAGAAGATGTCCAAGCTCTTTTTTGAGGATTTGGGTATGCCGGAACCGGATGCATATTTACACGTTGGATCCGGGACTCATGGACAGCAGACGGCCCGAATAATTGAGCGCTACGAAGAATACATTCTTTCCGGTAACAGACCTGATCTGGTTATTGTCGCGGGCGATGTAAATTCTACAATTTCTTGTGCACTGGTAGCAAAGAAGCTGCATATTCCAGTAGCTCATCTTGAAGCCGGTTTACGCAGCTTTGATGAAAGAATGCCGGAGGAGATAAACAGAATTCTTACCGACAGGATATCAGACCTACTGCTTACGCCGTCAGAGGATGGTGATGCTAATCTCCTAAAAGAAGGAGTTTCTGCTGAGAGGATTCATTTGGTAGGCAATATCATGATTGATTCGTTGATTGAGCATCGAGTTAAATCAGAGAGATCTACGATAATGAGTGAGTTAGGAATTAGTGAAAATGATCCCTACGCGTTGGTTACCCTACATCGTCCTTCAAATGTGGATGAAGTGGATGGTTTGGATATGCTCTTATCTGCATTTCGCGAGATTGGTAAACAGGTCAGGATAATATTCCCTATGCATCCCAGAACCAGTAAGAACATCGAGCGGCTTGGCTTAAAGTCCAAACTGGCTGATATTCCCAATTTGATTATCACAGAACCCATCGGCTATCTTGATTTTATGAAGTTACAGATGAGCGCTAAGTTCATTCTTACGGATTCCGGTGGTATCCAGGAAGAATCAACCTTCTTTGGTGTACCCTGTCTTACTCTAAGAGAAAACACAGAACGCCCAATCACTATCACCGAGGGCACTAATCAATTAGTGCCACTGGATAGCGAGAGTATTGTACAATGCTCTATTAAGATATTGCAGGGCGAAGTGAAGAAGGGTTCTATACCGAAATACTGGGATGGGAAGACCGCTGGGAGGGTAATGAAAGTGTTGGATGAGT